In the Ignavibacteriales bacterium genome, TCCGGAAACTACAACCGGCGGTAATGCATTAAAGTTTTATGCTTCCGTAAGATTGGATATTCGAAGAATAGCTGCCATAAAAGACGGGCAGAATGTAATAGGAAATAGAACAAAAGTAAAAATAGTTAAAAGCAAAGTTGCACCGCCTTTTAAGGAAGTTGAGTTTGATATTATCTACAATGAAGGAATAAGCAAAGCCGGAGAGATAATTGATCTGGCATCCGAGAAAAATCTTCTTAACAAAAGCGGTTCTTGGTTTACCTATAAAGAGAATCGTTATCAAGGAAGAGATCAACTAAAAGCAAAAATGTTGGAAGATCCTGAACTTTTTGCTTCTCTTGAAAAAGATGTTAAAACTGCTATTGGTATGATAAAAGATGAAAAAGCAAAGCCTGTAAAAGAAAAAGAAGAAACGGAAACTAAGTCAAAGAAAAAATAGCAGATGATAATCACTGCTCTACAGCAAAAGGGTAATAATGTTTTGGTTTGTTTTGATGATGGAGAGTTTATCACTCTTGATTACAGAACTGTTACCGATAATGCTCTGCGGAAGAGTGATAAATTAGATGAGAAAAAAATTGAGTTTCTGATTTCCGCAAGCGAATATCAGAAAGCAAAAGATTCTGCTTTTCGTTTTTTAGGTATGAGGCATCATTCAACATCCGAATTAAGAACTAAGCTTATAAAGAAAAAATATCCAAAGGATATCATTGATAAAATTCTGATTGATCTAACCGACAAAAAATTACTGGATGACGAACAATTTGCCGAAGCATTTCTTGAAGAAAGATCAGTCAAAAAGAAAATCGGCATTAATAAACTGAAAGCAGAACTATTCAAAAAGGGAATCAATAGAAATATTATTGAAAAAACTTTATTAAGAGTTGATCATGAATTAAGTTA is a window encoding:
- a CDS encoding regulatory protein RecX; amino-acid sequence: MIITALQQKGNNVLVCFDDGEFITLDYRTVTDNALRKSDKLDEKKIEFLISASEYQKAKDSAFRFLGMRHHSTSELRTKLIKKKYPKDIIDKILIDLTDKKLLDDEQFAEAFLEERSVKKKIGINKLKAELFKKGINRNIIEKTLLRVDHELSYNQALELAKRKIDSIKRKETDRRKIKAKLYSSLSSRGFESDLIMKVLNEVLEDFD